GTCTACACCACGTAAGTGGACTAGACCTCTTGCGGGTCCCCGGGTCACACTGTTCGCGTGAGACATGTCATCGCCCTCGACGTGGGCGGCACCGGAATGAAGGCCGCCCTGGCCGGCCCGGAGGGCGAGGTCCTGCACCGGGCCCGCCGGGCCACCGGACGCGAGCAGGGCCCGGACGCCGTGGTCGCGGGCATCCTCGACTTCGCCGCCGAGCTGCACGCCTACGGCGCCGAGCACTTCGGCACGCCCGCGTCCGCCGCCGGCGTGGCCGTCCCCGGCATCGTCGACGAGGCGCTCGGCATCGCCGCCTACGCGGCCAACCTCGGCTGGCGCGACGTCCCGCTGCGCGAGCTGCTGGCGGAGCGGCTGGGCGTCCCGGTCGCCCTCGGCCACGACGTGCGCACCGGCGGCCTCGCCGAGGGCCGGGTGGGCGCGGGCCGGGGCGCCGACCGCTTCCTGTTCGTCGCGCTGGGCACCGGCATCGCGGGCGCCATCGGCGTCGACGGCCGGGTCGAGGCGGGCGCGCACGGCTTCGCGGGCGAGATCGGCCACATCGTCGTACGCCCCGGCGGCGCCCCCTGCCCCTGCGGCCAGCGCGGCTGCCTGGAGCGCTTCGCCTCGGCGGCGGCCGTGAGCGAGGCCTGGGCGACGGCTTCGGGCACCCCGGGCGCGGACGCGGCGGACTGCGCGAAGGCGGTGGACTCCGGCGACCCGAAGGCCCGCGCGGTCTGGCAGGACGCGGTCGACGCCCTGGCCGACGGCCTGGTCACGGCCCTCACTCTGCTGGACCCCCGCGCGCTGATCATCGGCGGCGGCCTG
This genomic stretch from Streptomyces sp. Go-475 harbors:
- a CDS encoding ROK family protein translates to MRHVIALDVGGTGMKAALAGPEGEVLHRARRATGREQGPDAVVAGILDFAAELHAYGAEHFGTPASAAGVAVPGIVDEALGIAAYAANLGWRDVPLRELLAERLGVPVALGHDVRTGGLAEGRVGAGRGADRFLFVALGTGIAGAIGVDGRVEAGAHGFAGEIGHIVVRPGGAPCPCGQRGCLERFASAAAVSEAWATASGTPGADAADCAKAVDSGDPKARAVWQDAVDALADGLVTALTLLDPRALIIGGGLAEAGETLFTPLREAIAHRITFQKQPSLVPAALGDGAGCLGAGLLAWDLLVSTDRMEVTP